A region of Acidobacteriota bacterium DNA encodes the following proteins:
- the pheS gene encoding phenylalanine--tRNA ligase subunit alpha, with the protein MRERIVRIKEEFIQETSSESAPLKVEELTAKYLGRKRGVITELIKELSKLPKELRPEMGRAINELKRFAEDKLAELEVKKKELIRKKEERERRIDITLPGRIPEVGKAHPIMVIKEKIERIFLDIGYTIEEGPEIETDYYNFEALNMPPEHPARDSWSTFFITGKTMLRSHTSPVQIRTMERKKPPIRIIIPGRVYRPDWDIRHTPMFYQLEGLVVDEGITFADFKGTMEYFLKRLFGEKTRTRFRPSFFPFTEPSAEVDIACFSCNGSGCRLCGGSGWIEILGSGMVDPFLFEKVGYDPERYTGFAWGMGLDRITLLLYGIEDTRLFYENDLRLISQFPDY; encoded by the coding sequence GTGCGCGAAAGGATCGTCAGGATAAAGGAGGAGTTCATTCAGGAGACGAGCTCGGAATCTGCCCCTCTCAAAGTGGAGGAGCTAACTGCTAAATATTTAGGGAGAAAACGAGGGGTGATAACCGAGCTTATAAAGGAGCTTTCAAAGCTGCCAAAAGAACTCCGTCCGGAGATGGGGAGAGCGATAAATGAACTCAAGCGATTTGCCGAGGATAAACTCGCTGAACTTGAGGTTAAGAAAAAGGAACTCATAAGGAAAAAAGAAGAGAGGGAAAGGAGAATAGACATCACCCTTCCCGGAAGGATACCAGAAGTAGGAAAAGCCCACCCTATAATGGTTATTAAAGAGAAGATAGAGCGTATCTTCCTCGATATCGGTTACACCATAGAGGAGGGTCCGGAGATAGAGACCGATTATTATAATTTCGAAGCCTTGAATATGCCTCCAGAGCATCCAGCACGGGATAGCTGGAGCACCTTCTTCATCACCGGAAAAACTATGCTCCGAAGCCACACCTCCCCTGTTCAGATACGGACGATGGAAAGGAAAAAACCTCCTATCAGGATAATAATACCAGGAAGGGTGTATCGTCCTGACTGGGACATCCGTCATACCCCGATGTTCTATCAACTGGAAGGCTTGGTGGTAGATGAAGGTATAACCTTTGCCGACTTCAAGGGTACGATGGAATACTTCCTAAAGAGGCTCTTTGGGGAGAAAACGAGGACCAGGTTCCGCCCCAGTTTTTTCCCCTTTACCGAACCCTCAGCAGAGGTGGATATCGCTTGCTTCTCCTGTAACGGTAGTGGCTGTCGCCTCTGTGGTGGAAGCGGTTGGATCGAGATCCTCGGCTCGGGGATGGTCGATCCCTTCCTCTTTGAGAAGGTGGGCTACGATCCAGAGCGATACACTGGATTTGCCTGGGGAATGGGGCTCGATAGGATAACCCTCCTTTTGTATGGTATTGAGGATACGAGACTGTTTTACGAAAACGATCTAAGATTAATATCGCAATTTCCCGACTACTAA
- the thrS gene encoding threonine--tRNA ligase — protein MEEIKIELSGGKEITVSKGTTLKEVASLVGIVDAIAAKSGEGRLIDLSSSLTTSARVEFITPSSPEAVEILRHSAAHVLAQAVCELFPGVKVGIGPAIEDGFYYDFLKDTPFTQEDLKRIEKRMREIISADIPIRRKELTKEEAIKLFSDMGQDLKVELIEERGGEVVSVYEQGGFIDFCRGPHLPSTGFIKAVKVLKSSGAYWKGDERNPMLQRIYGTAFFSEEELEEYLNKVEEAKKRDHRLLGKELELFSIPEEGGPGLVYWHPRGAMIYQIIEDFWKKEHLARGYKLVKTPHIARADLWKASGHYEFYREFMYTLSIEDEEYVLKPMNCPLHILIYKSKRRSYRELPIRFAEMGTVYRYERSGVLHGTLRVRGFTQDDAHIFCTPEQLPEEILGVLDLANHILSTFGFDRFDVELSVRDPAKKEKYAGSDDEWLQAENALEQALKKRGISYRRMEGEAVFYGPKIDIKLIDSLGRGWQATTIQFDFNLPRRLGVYYIGSDSKEHPVFMVHRAILGSLERFIGTLIEHYKGAFPVWLSPVQIIVIPIADRHHPYARKVAEVLKKEGLRVEIDDRSEKVGYKIREAQLAKIPFMLILGDKEEAEGNVAVRNRLKGDIGRFSLEVFISEIKDLIDKKALTP, from the coding sequence ATGGAAGAGATAAAGATAGAACTTAGCGGGGGCAAAGAAATAACCGTTTCCAAAGGAACCACCCTTAAGGAGGTCGCCTCCTTAGTCGGAATTGTGGATGCTATCGCAGCGAAGAGCGGAGAAGGGAGGTTGATCGATTTGTCCTCCTCGTTAACTACCAGCGCCCGAGTGGAGTTCATCACCCCCTCTTCACCGGAGGCAGTGGAGATACTTCGCCATTCTGCTGCCCATGTGCTTGCCCAAGCGGTTTGTGAGCTGTTCCCTGGAGTAAAGGTAGGCATTGGACCCGCCATCGAGGACGGTTTCTATTACGACTTCTTGAAAGATACCCCCTTCACCCAGGAAGATTTGAAGAGGATAGAGAAGCGAATGAGGGAGATAATCTCCGCAGACATTCCCATAAGGAGAAAGGAGCTTACCAAGGAAGAAGCAATAAAGCTATTCTCAGATATGGGACAGGATCTCAAGGTAGAGCTCATCGAGGAAAGAGGCGGCGAGGTGGTAAGCGTCTATGAACAGGGAGGGTTCATAGATTTCTGTCGCGGACCCCATCTCCCCTCGACCGGATTTATCAAGGCGGTAAAGGTGCTCAAATCCTCAGGCGCATATTGGAAGGGAGATGAGCGGAACCCAATGCTTCAAAGGATCTACGGCACCGCTTTCTTTTCGGAAGAGGAGCTCGAAGAATACTTAAATAAGGTTGAAGAGGCAAAAAAAAGAGATCACCGCCTTTTAGGCAAAGAGCTCGAGCTCTTCTCCATCCCAGAGGAAGGCGGTCCTGGTCTGGTATACTGGCATCCCAGAGGGGCGATGATCTACCAGATCATCGAGGATTTCTGGAAGAAGGAGCATCTCGCCCGAGGGTATAAGCTCGTCAAAACCCCCCATATTGCTCGAGCAGATCTCTGGAAGGCTTCAGGCCATTATGAATTTTACCGTGAGTTTATGTATACCCTTTCTATCGAGGACGAGGAATATGTGCTCAAACCGATGAATTGTCCTCTCCACATCCTTATCTATAAATCAAAGCGGAGAAGCTACCGCGAACTTCCCATCCGGTTTGCGGAGATGGGCACAGTGTATCGCTACGAGCGTTCTGGCGTCCTCCACGGTACTCTCCGGGTGCGAGGATTCACTCAGGATGATGCCCATATTTTCTGTACCCCAGAGCAACTTCCGGAGGAGATCTTGGGTGTCCTTGATTTAGCCAATCATATCCTCTCAACCTTCGGTTTTGATAGGTTTGATGTCGAACTTTCGGTGAGAGACCCAGCCAAAAAGGAAAAATACGCGGGAAGTGATGACGAATGGCTGCAGGCGGAGAATGCTCTCGAGCAAGCCCTAAAAAAACGGGGAATCTCCTACCGCCGGATGGAGGGAGAGGCGGTATTTTACGGTCCCAAAATAGATATTAAGTTGATCGATTCTTTGGGGAGAGGATGGCAGGCAACTACCATCCAGTTCGATTTTAATCTCCCTCGTCGGTTAGGGGTTTATTACATCGGTTCCGATTCTAAAGAGCATCCGGTATTTATGGTTCATAGGGCGATACTCGGTTCGCTTGAGCGGTTTATCGGCACCCTGATAGAGCATTATAAGGGTGCTTTCCCCGTGTGGCTTTCGCCGGTTCAAATAATTGTCATTCCAATCGCGGATCGGCACCACCCTTATGCCCGCAAGGTAGCCGAGGTCCTCAAGAAGGAGGGCCTAAGGGTGGAGATTGATGATCGCTCGGAAAAGGTAGGTTATAAGATCCGGGAGGCACAGCTTGCTAAGATACCCTTTATGCTGATTCTGGGGGATAAAGAGGAGGCTGAGGGAAATGTGGCGGTGAGAAACAGGTTGAAGGGAGATATTGGCAGATTTAGCTTGGAGGTTTTCATCTCCGAGATAAAAGACCTTATTGACAAGAAGGCTCTGACTCCCTAA
- the rpmI gene encoding 50S ribosomal protein L35 gives MPKMKTQRGAAKRFRFTARGKVVRNKAYDSHLLTKKSAKRKRNLGKKEIITTPGEVKRVRKMLPYG, from the coding sequence ATGCCTAAGATGAAAACACAAAGAGGGGCGGCAAAGCGATTTAGGTTCACCGCCCGGGGTAAGGTGGTGCGGAATAAGGCTTATGACAGCCATCTTCTCACCAAGAAGAGCGCTAAGAGGAAAAGAAATTTAGGTAAGAAAGAGATAATCACTACCCCTGGGGAGGTAAAACGGGTAAGAAAGATGCTCCCCTATGGGTAG
- the infC gene encoding translation initiation factor IF-3, whose product MNHQIRAKEVRVVDESGKQIGIMPIEEARARAEEAGLDLVEIAPNADPPVCKIIDYGKFKYQLSKKAQEARKNQKTTQLKEIKFRPKIDEHDYQFKKNHIIRFLTAGHMVKVTVMFRGREMVHTEMGRRILDRLIVDLEELARVEREPKLEGRNMSMIFAPKKK is encoded by the coding sequence ATTAATCATCAGATAAGGGCAAAAGAAGTAAGAGTAGTAGACGAGTCAGGTAAGCAGATAGGGATAATGCCTATTGAGGAAGCGAGAGCGCGGGCAGAAGAAGCAGGGCTTGATTTAGTGGAAATAGCGCCAAATGCAGATCCCCCTGTTTGCAAGATAATAGATTACGGGAAATTTAAGTACCAACTAAGCAAAAAAGCACAGGAGGCGCGAAAGAATCAGAAAACGACACAGCTTAAGGAGATAAAATTCCGCCCTAAGATAGATGAGCATGACTATCAGTTTAAGAAGAACCATATAATAAGGTTTCTCACTGCTGGTCATATGGTAAAGGTTACCGTGATGTTTCGAGGAAGGGAGATGGTTCATACCGAGATGGGGAGGAGGATTTTGGATCGGCTCATCGTGGATTTAGAAGAATTGGCTCGGGTGGAGCGGGAACCGAAGTTGGAAGGAAGAAATATGTCGATGATCTTCGCTCCTAAAAAGAAATAA
- the rplT gene encoding 50S ribosomal protein L20, with protein sequence MPRVKRGSNHLKRRKKILKLAKGYYGAKSKLYRTAAEAVDRALAYAYRDRRVKKRDFRKLWIVRINAACRTNDLSYSRFICGLKKAGVTLDRKVLADMAVSDPDGFSRLVEVAKNALS encoded by the coding sequence ATGCCGAGGGTAAAAAGAGGAAGTAACCATCTTAAAAGAAGAAAGAAGATCCTAAAGCTCGCCAAGGGTTATTACGGAGCAAAGAGCAAGCTCTACCGGACGGCGGCTGAGGCAGTAGATCGCGCCTTGGCCTATGCTTATCGCGACAGACGGGTAAAAAAGCGCGATTTCCGCAAACTCTGGATAGTGAGGATAAACGCTGCTTGTAGGACCAATGATCTGAGTTATTCCCGATTCATCTGTGGCCTCAAGAAGGCGGGGGTAACTCTCGATCGAAAGGTCTTGGCTGATATGGCGGTATCCGATCCTGATGGGTTTAGCCGTTTGGTAGAAGTAGCGAAAAACGCCCTTTCCTGA